In Parasteatoda tepidariorum isolate YZ-2023 chromosome 2, CAS_Ptep_4.0, whole genome shotgun sequence, one DNA window encodes the following:
- the LOC107450955 gene encoding pre-mRNA-splicing factor CWC22 homolog encodes MSSGDEMDVDSASSSEENIENLENEEPMEVEQAVDSQRDNLEVNQQPMPCPSNRRFTPKRIRKLFGEVTNQVSKNRLAEREEKTKQRKYKRENAREKNRKKKSEGENMEKKRKCPKDARRC; translated from the exons gcATCGTCATCCGAAGAAAATATAGAGAAT CTGGAAAATGAAGAACCAATGGAGGTAGAA caaGCTGTTGATTCGCAAAGGGATAATTTGGAG gTTAATCAGCAACCAATGCCCTGTCCATCCAACCGAAGGTTTACTCcaaaa aGGATTCGGAAACTTTTTGGGGAAGTTACAAATCAA GTTTCAAAGAACAGACTGGCAGAACGAGAAGAGAAAACAAAACAGAGAAAGTACAAAAGAGAGAATGCACGGGAAAAAAaccgaaagaaaaaaagtgaaggagaaaatatggagaaaaaaagaaaatgt cCAAAAGATGCTAGGCGCTGTTGA